The following proteins are encoded in a genomic region of Devosia lucknowensis:
- a CDS encoding MAPEG family protein, with product MMPLVEKLFILAIGAQVMLTLVILVLMGRERVPRVMSGEIRVADIAVERTAYPLKARLLSNSFDNQFQLPVLFFVAALLALHVGLVGWIEVVLAWLFVGLRILHAGIHVTTNRVHRRFAAYAAGLAVLAVLWLWLLIRILLAPSI from the coding sequence ATGATGCCACTGGTCGAAAAGCTGTTCATCCTCGCCATCGGCGCGCAGGTCATGCTCACGCTTGTCATTCTGGTTCTGATGGGTCGCGAGCGCGTGCCGCGGGTCATGAGCGGCGAAATTCGCGTGGCCGACATTGCCGTGGAACGCACCGCCTATCCGCTGAAAGCCCGTCTTCTGTCGAACAGCTTCGACAACCAGTTCCAGCTGCCTGTGCTGTTTTTCGTGGCGGCACTGCTGGCGCTTCATGTCGGGCTCGTCGGCTGGATCGAGGTTGTCCTGGCCTGGCTTTTCGTCGGCCTCCGCATTCTCCACGCCGGCATTCACGTCACCACCAATCGCGTGCATCGCCGTTTTGCAGCCTATGCAGCCGGCCTTGCAGTCCTTGCCGTTCTCTGGCTATGGCTGCTCATCCGTATTCTCCTCGCCCCGAGTATCTGA
- a CDS encoding GNAT family N-acetyltransferase, translating into MVSLRRYRPADLDALYRICLETGQAGADATALHHDGHLVGHIYSAPYGVLEPDKVFVAEDSAGVAGYIVGTHDTDGFDERLEREWWPALRERYADAENLTEADRIRVAAIMEPHHPPAELVAAYPAHIHMNLLPRLRGQRVGTRLLDMWIEEARAAGVSGIHLGASATNTGGIAFWTRSGFAPLIEAPGVVWFGMPLRGRSA; encoded by the coding sequence ATGGTGAGCTTGCGCCGGTATCGCCCCGCCGATCTCGATGCGCTCTATCGCATCTGTCTCGAGACCGGGCAGGCCGGCGCGGACGCCACGGCGCTGCACCATGACGGGCATCTGGTGGGCCATATCTACTCCGCACCATACGGCGTGCTGGAGCCGGACAAGGTGTTCGTGGCCGAGGACAGCGCTGGTGTCGCCGGCTATATCGTGGGCACGCATGACACGGACGGGTTCGACGAGCGGCTCGAGCGGGAGTGGTGGCCGGCGCTGCGCGAACGCTATGCGGATGCCGAGAACCTGACGGAGGCCGATCGCATCCGCGTGGCGGCGATCATGGAGCCGCACCATCCGCCGGCCGAACTCGTGGCCGCCTACCCTGCCCATATCCACATGAACCTGCTGCCGCGGCTGCGGGGGCAGCGCGTGGGGACGCGCCTGCTCGACATGTGGATCGAGGAGGCGCGCGCGGCCGGTGTCAGCGGCATCCACCTGGGGGCCAGCGCGACGAATACGGGCGGGATCGCCTTCTGGACGCGCAGCGGGTTCGCGCCCTTGATCGAGGCGCCGGGTGTGGTCTGGTTCGGGATGCCGCTTCGGGGTCGGAGCGCGTGA
- the der gene encoding ribosome biogenesis GTPase Der translates to MTVTLAIVGRPNVGKSTLFNRLVGRKIALVDDTPGVTRDRREAEGRIADLTFKVLDTAGYEDVRDGSLEDRMRQQTELAIREADIILFMIDARAGVVPLDQRFAQVLRKAGKHVHLVGNKAESSSAEAGLVEAFKLGFGEPIPLSAEHGLGLSELYSIVSAAIDKAEEKKAQQAEEDALSGDLDLMPEVDVDITPDMLEGEGDDATLRWNPRRYLNVAIVGRPNAGKSTLVNRMVGEDRVLVGPEAGITRDSILVPWEWEGRTINLVDTAGIRRRSRVTEKLEKLAVGDSLRSLQYAEVVVLLLDATIPFEKQDLALADLVEREGRAMVIALNKWDLIEDKNKTLSELREACERLLPQLRGIPLVTLSGLTGRNIDRLMEAIFEIERSWNAHVSTSRLNRWLAGMTESHPPPAVSGRRLKMRYMTQAKTRPPSFIIFASRPDAVPASYQRYLVNGLREAFDIKGTPIRLWLRGGKNPYADKKS, encoded by the coding sequence ATGACGGTCACGCTGGCCATTGTTGGCCGTCCAAATGTCGGCAAGTCGACCCTGTTCAATCGCCTCGTCGGTCGCAAGATCGCGCTCGTCGATGATACGCCCGGTGTGACCCGCGACCGCCGCGAGGCAGAGGGTCGCATTGCTGACCTCACCTTCAAGGTGCTCGACACGGCCGGCTATGAAGACGTGCGTGATGGTTCGCTCGAGGATCGCATGCGCCAGCAGACCGAGCTGGCGATCCGCGAAGCTGATATCATCCTGTTCATGATCGACGCCCGCGCCGGTGTTGTCCCGCTCGACCAGCGCTTTGCTCAGGTCCTGCGCAAGGCTGGCAAGCATGTACACCTCGTCGGCAACAAGGCCGAGAGCAGCTCGGCCGAGGCTGGCCTGGTGGAAGCGTTCAAGCTCGGCTTCGGCGAGCCGATACCGCTGTCGGCCGAACACGGACTTGGCCTTTCCGAACTCTATTCCATCGTCTCCGCCGCTATCGACAAGGCCGAGGAAAAGAAGGCGCAGCAGGCCGAGGAAGACGCCTTGTCCGGCGACCTCGATCTGATGCCGGAAGTCGATGTCGACATCACGCCCGACATGCTTGAAGGCGAGGGTGACGATGCCACGCTCCGCTGGAACCCGCGCCGCTATCTCAACGTCGCCATCGTTGGCCGTCCCAATGCCGGCAAGTCCACCCTGGTGAACCGTATGGTGGGCGAGGACCGGGTTCTCGTCGGGCCCGAGGCCGGCATCACCCGCGACTCGATTCTCGTGCCCTGGGAATGGGAAGGCCGGACGATCAACCTCGTCGATACAGCCGGCATTCGCCGCCGCTCGCGCGTCACCGAGAAGCTCGAGAAGCTGGCCGTCGGCGACAGCCTGCGTTCGCTTCAGTATGCCGAGGTGGTCGTTCTTCTCCTCGACGCCACCATCCCGTTCGAAAAGCAGGATCTCGCTTTGGCCGATCTGGTCGAGCGCGAGGGCCGCGCCATGGTCATCGCGCTCAACAAGTGGGACCTGATCGAGGACAAGAACAAGACTCTCTCTGAATTGCGCGAGGCCTGCGAGCGTCTGCTGCCGCAGCTGCGGGGTATTCCGCTCGTTACCCTGTCCGGCCTCACCGGGCGCAATATTGATCGCCTGATGGAGGCCATCTTCGAGATCGAGCGCAGCTGGAACGCCCACGTCTCGACTTCGCGGCTCAACCGCTGGCTCGCCGGCATGACCGAGAGCCATCCGCCTCCGGCTGTCTCTGGCCGCCGCCTCAAGATGCGCTACATGACGCAGGCCAAGACGCGGCCGCCCAGCTTCATCATCTTCGCCTCGCGTCCCGATGCCGTCCCTGCCTCCTACCAGCGCTACCTGGTCAACGGGCTGCGCGAAGCGTTCGACATCAAGGGCACGCCAATCCGCCTCTGGCTGCGCGGCGGCAAAAATCCTTACGCCGACAAGAAGTCGTAG
- the guaA gene encoding glutamine-hydrolyzing GMP synthase — protein sequence MQHPDTAPLNDTILIVDFGSQVTQLIARRIRETGVYCEIHPFQSAGAAMLALRPKGVVLSGSPASTLDANAPTIDPAILSADVPILGICYGQQALCMALGGKVEAGHHREFGRAELTLQKANSLSEGVWGIGTDHQVWMSHGDRVVALPEGFEVVGTSPNAPFAMIANEARRIWAVQFHPEVVHTPDGGKLYANFVHQICGIASNWTMSAYRQKMIEKIRDQVGSGRVICGLSGGVDSSVAAVLIHEAIGDQLTCIYVDHGLMRLNESEQVVTMFRDQFNIPLVHVDAAKLFLGELEGQSDPETKRKIIGRLFIEVFEEEAKKLGGAEFLAQGTLYPDVIESVSFTGGPSVTIKSHHNVGGLPERMNMQLVEPLRELFKDEVRVLGRELGIPESFIGRHPFPGPGLAIRCPGGITPEKLDILRQADAIYLDEIRKSGQYDKIWQAFAVLLPVQTVGVMGDGRTYEFVCALRAVTSVDGMTADFYQFDMNFLGKTATRIINEVRGINRVVYDVTSKPPGTIEWE from the coding sequence ATGCAGCACCCAGATACCGCCCCCCTCAACGACACCATCCTGATCGTCGATTTCGGCTCGCAGGTTACGCAGCTGATCGCCCGGCGCATCCGTGAAACCGGCGTTTATTGCGAAATCCACCCGTTCCAGTCGGCAGGCGCAGCGATGCTGGCGCTTCGTCCCAAGGGCGTGGTGCTGTCCGGCAGCCCGGCATCGACGCTCGATGCCAATGCGCCCACGATCGATCCGGCCATTCTGTCCGCCGATGTGCCGATCCTGGGCATCTGCTATGGCCAGCAGGCCCTTTGCATGGCGCTGGGCGGCAAGGTCGAGGCGGGACATCACCGGGAATTCGGCCGTGCCGAGCTGACGCTGCAAAAAGCCAACTCGCTGTCCGAAGGTGTCTGGGGCATCGGTACTGACCATCAGGTCTGGATGAGCCACGGGGACCGGGTCGTCGCGCTGCCCGAAGGCTTCGAGGTCGTCGGCACCTCGCCCAATGCGCCCTTCGCCATGATCGCCAACGAGGCGCGCCGCATCTGGGCGGTGCAGTTCCACCCCGAAGTGGTTCACACGCCCGACGGCGGCAAGCTTTACGCCAACTTCGTCCATCAGATCTGCGGCATCGCCAGCAACTGGACCATGTCGGCCTACCGGCAGAAGATGATCGAGAAGATCCGCGACCAGGTCGGCTCCGGCCGGGTCATCTGCGGTCTCTCCGGTGGCGTGGATTCATCCGTGGCAGCCGTGCTGATCCACGAAGCCATCGGCGACCAGCTGACCTGCATCTATGTCGACCATGGCCTGATGCGCCTCAATGAGAGCGAGCAGGTCGTGACCATGTTCCGCGATCAGTTCAACATCCCCCTCGTCCATGTGGATGCCGCAAAGCTGTTTCTGGGCGAGCTCGAAGGCCAGTCCGATCCGGAAACCAAGCGCAAGATCATCGGGCGCCTGTTCATCGAAGTGTTCGAGGAGGAGGCAAAGAAGCTTGGCGGCGCCGAATTCCTGGCCCAGGGTACGCTTTACCCGGACGTCATCGAAAGCGTATCCTTCACCGGCGGTCCTTCCGTCACCATCAAGTCGCACCACAACGTGGGCGGCTTGCCCGAGCGCATGAACATGCAGCTTGTCGAGCCTCTGCGCGAGCTGTTCAAGGACGAGGTGCGTGTGCTCGGCCGCGAGCTTGGTATTCCCGAAAGCTTCATCGGTCGCCATCCCTTCCCGGGACCCGGCCTTGCCATCCGCTGCCCGGGCGGTATCACGCCCGAAAAGCTCGATATCCTGCGCCAGGCCGATGCCATCTATCTCGATGAAATCCGCAAGTCCGGCCAATACGACAAGATCTGGCAGGCCTTTGCCGTGCTGCTTCCGGTCCAGACCGTCGGCGTCATGGGCGATGGCCGCACCTATGAATTCGTCTGCGCCCTGCGCGCCGTCACCTCGGTCGACGGCATGACGGCCGATTTCTATCAGTTCGACATGAACTTCCTGGGCAAGACGGCCACCCGCATCATCAACGAAGTGCGTGGCATCAATCGGGTCGTTTATGACGTGACCTCCAAGCCGCCCGGGACGATTGAATGGGAGTAG
- a CDS encoding SDR family NAD(P)-dependent oxidoreductase — protein sequence MTDTTELAGKVVLVTGASRGIGYAAGIEAARRGAHVIAVARTVGGLEELDDTIQANGGSATLVPLDLRDGDAIDRLGAAIFERWGHLDGLVANAGQLGVLSPVAHIKPDEFDKVLAVNVTANYRLLRSLDVLLRQSEAGRAVFVSSGAARSARPFWGLYAASKAALDALVKSYAGEIATTKARVNVFYPGIVRTAMRAKAMPGEDPETLPTPAEVAPKLIDMLSPKLQENGRLFDVDTGAFEDI from the coding sequence ATGACTGACACAACCGAACTGGCCGGCAAGGTCGTCCTCGTCACCGGCGCATCGCGCGGCATCGGCTATGCGGCCGGCATCGAGGCGGCGCGGCGCGGGGCGCATGTGATCGCGGTGGCCCGCACGGTGGGCGGGCTCGAAGAGCTCGACGACACGATCCAGGCCAATGGCGGTTCGGCCACTCTGGTGCCGCTCGACCTGCGCGATGGCGACGCCATCGACCGTCTCGGCGCAGCCATCTTCGAGCGTTGGGGACACCTGGACGGGCTCGTCGCCAATGCGGGGCAGCTGGGCGTCCTCAGCCCTGTCGCGCATATCAAGCCCGACGAGTTCGACAAGGTGCTGGCGGTGAACGTCACCGCCAACTATCGCCTACTCCGTTCGCTCGACGTGCTCCTGCGCCAGTCGGAAGCGGGACGCGCGGTGTTCGTGTCTTCGGGCGCGGCCCGCTCGGCACGGCCGTTCTGGGGCCTTTACGCGGCGAGCAAGGCGGCGCTCGACGCGCTGGTGAAATCCTATGCCGGCGAGATCGCTACCACCAAGGCGCGCGTCAACGTGTTCTATCCCGGCATCGTGCGCACGGCGATGCGGGCAAAGGCGATGCCCGGCGAGGATCCCGAGACGCTGCCGACGCCGGCCGAGGTCGCGCCCAAGCTGATCGACATGCTCAGCCCCAAGCTGCAGGAAAACGGCCGGCTGTTCGACGTCGACACCGGTGCATTCGAAGACATCTGA
- a CDS encoding DUF2188 domain-containing protein: MSESHFLVYLRNGSWQHSNRGTTSAPFSSRETAIEAAIEEARQSGDASAEVIVQDSETSTETVWRSGSDKA, encoded by the coding sequence ATGAGCGAAAGTCACTTCCTGGTTTATCTGCGCAACGGGTCCTGGCAGCATTCAAATCGTGGCACCACTTCGGCGCCGTTCAGCAGCCGGGAAACGGCGATCGAGGCGGCTATCGAGGAAGCCCGCCAATCCGGCGATGCCTCGGCCGAGGTGATCGTCCAGGACTCCGAAACGTCGACCGAAACGGTGTGGCGGTCCGGGTCTGACAAGGCCTGA
- a CDS encoding hemolysin family protein, giving the protein MIVVVLILVNGALAMSELAVVSSRSARLKVLADQGNKGAATAMKLAEDPGKFLSSVQIGITLVGVLSGAFSGATLGLRLSEWLREIGIPANVADIGGTGLVVVAITYATLILGELVPKQVALRNPETVASRVAQPMAILARVGTPIVWVLDISGKLVLRVLGQSGQSEESVTEEEVRTIIAEATTAGIFETEEHSMISGVMRLADRSARGIMTPRPDVISIDLQDSYEESLKAILETTHTKVLVQDGDADSIIGVLSQSDLLPSLVAGQQPDLRSLVKPVPVVMEHADALSVVETMRGGRAQMALVVDEYGHFEGIVTYGDVLEVITGVYNEEPGDEPAVTQRKDGSWLVAGWMPADDFSERFKVAVPKDARYETLAGFILSQLNRVPAVGESFTHEGWHFEVVDLDGHRIDKVLISPVVVPS; this is encoded by the coding sequence ATCATCGTCGTCGTTCTGATCCTCGTGAACGGCGCCCTGGCCATGTCCGAACTGGCCGTCGTCTCTTCCCGCTCAGCCCGCTTGAAAGTTCTTGCCGACCAAGGCAACAAGGGTGCCGCCACGGCCATGAAACTGGCCGAGGATCCGGGTAAGTTCCTCTCCTCCGTCCAGATCGGTATCACCCTCGTCGGCGTCCTGTCCGGCGCCTTCTCCGGCGCCACGCTGGGCCTGCGCCTGTCGGAGTGGCTGCGCGAAATCGGTATCCCGGCCAATGTTGCCGATATCGGTGGTACTGGCCTCGTCGTCGTTGCCATCACCTACGCGACGCTGATCCTGGGCGAACTCGTGCCCAAGCAGGTGGCGCTGCGCAATCCGGAGACGGTCGCTTCCCGCGTCGCCCAGCCCATGGCCATCCTCGCCCGCGTCGGCACGCCCATCGTCTGGGTGCTCGACATTTCCGGCAAGCTGGTGCTGCGCGTTCTGGGGCAGTCCGGCCAGTCCGAGGAATCGGTGACCGAGGAGGAAGTCCGCACCATCATTGCCGAGGCAACCACAGCCGGCATCTTCGAGACCGAGGAACACTCGATGATCTCGGGCGTGATGCGCCTTGCCGACCGTTCGGCTCGCGGCATCATGACCCCGCGTCCCGATGTGATCAGCATCGATCTTCAGGACAGCTACGAGGAAAGCCTCAAGGCAATCCTCGAAACCACCCACACCAAGGTGCTGGTGCAGGATGGCGACGCCGATTCCATCATCGGCGTCCTGTCGCAGTCTGATCTGTTGCCCAGCCTCGTCGCCGGCCAGCAACCCGACCTGCGCAGCCTCGTCAAGCCCGTGCCGGTTGTCATGGAACATGCCGATGCACTGAGCGTGGTCGAGACCATGCGCGGCGGTCGCGCCCAGATGGCTCTCGTCGTCGACGAATACGGCCACTTCGAAGGTATCGTCACCTATGGCGACGTGCTCGAGGTCATCACTGGCGTCTACAACGAGGAGCCGGGCGACGAACCGGCCGTGACCCAGCGCAAGGACGGTTCCTGGCTCGTGGCTGGCTGGATGCCGGCCGACGATTTCTCGGAGCGTTTCAAGGTGGCCGTCCCCAAGGATGCGCGCTACGAGACCCTCGCCGGCTTCATCCTCTCCCAGCTCAATCGCGTCCCCGCGGTGGGCGAGAGCTTTACGCATGAAGGCTGGCATTTCGAAGTCGTGGATCTCGACGGCCACCGCATCGACAAGGTGCTGATCTCGCCGGTCGTCGTCCCGAGCTGA
- a CDS encoding RsmB/NOP family class I SAM-dependent RNA methyltransferase, which translates to MRLPGRLAAAIEVLADVKQRKRPVSEALKSWGLNNRFAGAGDRAAIGNLVYDALRRRASHAFAMGSDSPRALVLGVAMRDWGETPAALDAAFAEDNHAPAALSPEEAAGATADLGGASPVVQSDFPDWLAPSLQRAFGADWVAEGQAMAGRPSLDLRANALKAAPEKVMKSLARFSPQPAAIAPFGVTMPAGPRDARTPNVTTDEGYLKGWFEVQDQGSQIVAALAGAREGDQVLDLCAGAGGKTLALAATMGNKGQIFAYDSDRSRLAPIYDRLKRNGVRNAQVRAPHPGALDDLVGKLDRVVVDAPCTGTGTWRRRPDTKWKLTPELLAQRQAEQAALLVEAARYLKSGGTLVYITCSILPEENDDQVAAFLASTPGFSSVDITSAWRQALITEIPPGLATPGGGICLTPHRTGTDGFYCHLLRKA; encoded by the coding sequence ATGCGCCTTCCCGGCCGACTTGCCGCCGCCATTGAAGTCCTCGCCGATGTCAAGCAGCGCAAGCGTCCGGTGTCGGAGGCCCTCAAATCCTGGGGGTTGAACAACCGTTTCGCCGGCGCTGGCGACCGGGCTGCGATCGGCAACCTCGTCTATGACGCCCTTCGCCGACGGGCCTCGCACGCCTTCGCCATGGGCAGCGACAGTCCGCGCGCGCTTGTGCTCGGCGTCGCCATGCGCGACTGGGGCGAAACGCCTGCAGCGCTCGACGCCGCCTTCGCCGAAGACAACCACGCGCCTGCCGCGCTGTCGCCCGAAGAAGCCGCCGGCGCCACCGCCGACCTTGGCGGCGCGTCGCCCGTGGTCCAGTCCGATTTCCCCGACTGGCTGGCGCCCTCGCTCCAGCGCGCCTTCGGTGCCGACTGGGTCGCTGAGGGACAGGCCATGGCCGGTCGCCCCTCGCTCGACCTGCGCGCCAATGCCCTGAAGGCCGCGCCTGAAAAGGTCATGAAGTCTCTCGCCCGCTTCTCGCCCCAGCCCGCCGCCATAGCCCCGTTCGGCGTGACCATGCCGGCCGGCCCGCGCGATGCGCGAACGCCCAATGTCACGACCGATGAGGGATACCTCAAGGGCTGGTTTGAAGTGCAGGACCAGGGCAGCCAGATCGTTGCCGCGCTTGCTGGTGCGCGTGAAGGCGACCAGGTGCTCGACCTCTGTGCCGGGGCAGGGGGCAAGACCCTGGCGCTGGCCGCCACCATGGGAAACAAGGGCCAGATCTTCGCCTATGACAGCGATCGGTCGCGTCTTGCGCCCATCTACGATCGCCTGAAGCGCAACGGCGTCCGCAATGCCCAGGTCCGCGCGCCACACCCGGGCGCACTGGACGATCTGGTGGGCAAGCTCGACCGCGTGGTCGTCGATGCGCCCTGCACAGGTACTGGCACCTGGCGTCGCCGCCCCGATACCAAGTGGAAGCTGACCCCGGAACTGCTTGCGCAACGCCAGGCCGAGCAGGCCGCGCTTCTGGTGGAAGCGGCGCGCTACCTGAAGTCCGGCGGAACGCTCGTCTACATCACGTGCTCGATCTTGCCTGAGGAGAACGATGACCAGGTCGCCGCTTTCCTCGCGTCCACGCCCGGCTTTTCCAGCGTCGATATCACTTCCGCCTGGCGCCAGGCGCTGATCACCGAAATCCCGCCGGGCCTCGCCACACCAGGTGGTGGCATCTGTCTGACGCCCCATCGCACCGGAACCGACGGGTTTTACTGCCACTTGCTCCGCAAGGCCTAG
- a CDS encoding tetratricopeptide repeat protein yields the protein MSNENIFKEIDEELRTDRMRALWRRLAPFVIGGAFAIVALVAVNEGWSWYSNSQSSASSTELYAALDAAEAGDLAGAQAQLDTLAADGSGGYPVLAEFRKAALLAEEGDAAGAVAAYDALANAQSNPRLRELALLLAANILVDSGTLADVEARISTLATDDAPLRRVARELIGLAQYKAGDYAAAEASFEAVLNDPLAQSGIRNRMAYYLAQMLSEGATTPAEPAQAAAEAIDSIVEGDAAPAAEPAATPAAEPAAEPAAEQ from the coding sequence ATGTCCAACGAGAATATCTTCAAGGAAATCGACGAGGAACTGCGCACCGATCGCATGCGCGCCCTGTGGCGCCGTCTGGCGCCCTTCGTCATTGGCGGGGCTTTCGCCATTGTGGCGCTGGTTGCGGTCAACGAAGGCTGGTCCTGGTACTCCAACAGCCAGTCCTCCGCCTCGTCTACCGAGCTCTACGCGGCACTCGATGCTGCCGAAGCCGGTGACCTCGCCGGTGCGCAGGCGCAGCTCGATACGCTGGCGGCCGATGGCTCGGGCGGCTATCCGGTGCTCGCCGAATTCCGCAAGGCCGCACTGCTGGCCGAAGAAGGCGATGCCGCCGGTGCCGTTGCCGCCTATGACGCTCTAGCCAATGCGCAGTCCAATCCGCGCCTGCGCGAACTGGCCTTGCTGCTCGCGGCAAACATTCTCGTCGACAGCGGCACGCTTGCCGATGTCGAGGCGCGCATTTCGACCCTCGCGACCGACGACGCCCCGCTGCGCCGTGTTGCGCGCGAGCTGATCGGTCTCGCTCAGTACAAGGCCGGCGACTATGCCGCCGCCGAAGCCAGCTTCGAGGCCGTTCTCAACGATCCGCTGGCCCAGTCGGGCATCCGCAATCGCATGGCCTATTACCTCGCACAGATGCTGTCCGAAGGCGCCACCACGCCCGCCGAGCCGGCACAGGCCGCTGCGGAAGCCATCGACAGCATCGTTGAGGGTGATGCGGCTCCCGCCGCCGAGCCGGCTGCCACCCCGGCCGCCGAGCCCGCAGCAGAGCCAGCCGCCGAGCAATAG
- the guaB gene encoding IMP dehydrogenase — protein MAKIITTITGDAALTFDDVLLQPARSDILPTETDVSTYVTKDIALNLPILSSAMDTVTEANMAIAMAQAGGMGVIHKNLTSAEQAEQVRMVKSFESGMVVNPITIGPEATLADALALMQKSRISGIPVVENGGTGGRAIGKLVGILTNRDVRFASHPAQPIRELMTHQNLITVRDGVSKDEAKVLLHKHRIEKLLVVDEDYRCIGLITVKDIEKAQLHPNAVKDEQGRLRVAAASTVGDNGFERSLALIDAGVDLLVIDTAHGHSVRVAEAVERVKRESNSTRIVAGNVATAEATRALIDAGADAVKVGIGPGSICTTRIVAGVGVPQLAAVMGCAEEASKSGIPVIADGGIKFSGDMAKALAGGASCVMVGSLLAGTDEAPGEVFLYQGRSYKSYRGMGSVGAMGAGSADRYFQQDVRDQMKLVPEGIEGQVPYKGPVNAVLHQLAGGLRASMGYTGAHTLKDFRENSVFVKISGAALSESHVHDVTITREAPNYRSGR, from the coding sequence TTGGCGAAGATTATTACTACCATCACCGGCGACGCGGCACTGACATTCGACGACGTGCTGCTGCAGCCGGCCCGTTCCGACATCCTGCCCACCGAAACCGATGTTTCCACCTATGTCACCAAGGACATAGCGCTCAATCTTCCCATCCTGTCTTCTGCCATGGACACCGTCACCGAAGCCAATATGGCCATCGCCATGGCCCAGGCCGGCGGCATGGGCGTGATCCATAAGAACCTGACCTCCGCCGAACAGGCCGAGCAGGTCCGCATGGTCAAGTCCTTCGAAAGCGGCATGGTCGTCAATCCGATCACCATCGGACCCGAGGCCACCCTGGCCGACGCGCTGGCGCTCATGCAGAAGAGCCGTATCTCCGGCATTCCCGTGGTCGAAAACGGCGGCACAGGCGGCCGCGCCATCGGCAAGCTGGTCGGCATCCTCACCAACCGCGACGTGCGCTTCGCCTCCCACCCCGCGCAGCCGATCCGCGAGCTGATGACGCACCAGAACCTCATCACCGTGCGCGATGGCGTCAGCAAGGACGAGGCCAAGGTGCTGCTGCACAAGCATCGCATCGAGAAGCTCCTCGTCGTCGATGAGGACTATCGCTGCATCGGTCTCATCACCGTCAAGGATATCGAGAAGGCACAGTTGCACCCCAATGCTGTCAAGGACGAGCAGGGGCGCCTTCGCGTCGCGGCGGCGTCGACGGTGGGTGACAACGGCTTCGAGCGTTCCCTGGCACTGATCGACGCCGGAGTCGATCTCCTCGTCATCGATACCGCCCACGGACACTCGGTTCGCGTCGCCGAGGCCGTCGAGCGAGTGAAGCGCGAAAGCAATTCCACCCGCATCGTTGCCGGCAATGTCGCCACCGCAGAAGCCACCCGGGCCCTGATCGATGCCGGTGCGGATGCGGTCAAGGTCGGTATCGGCCCGGGCTCGATCTGCACCACACGTATCGTCGCCGGTGTGGGCGTTCCGCAGCTGGCTGCCGTCATGGGATGCGCCGAGGAAGCCTCCAAGTCGGGCATTCCGGTCATCGCCGACGGCGGAATCAAATTCTCAGGCGATATGGCTAAGGCCTTGGCGGGCGGCGCTTCCTGCGTGATGGTCGGTTCGCTGCTGGCCGGCACCGACGAAGCGCCGGGCGAGGTCTTCCTCTATCAGGGTCGCTCCTACAAGTCGTATCGCGGCATGGGCTCGGTCGGGGCCATGGGCGCCGGTTCGGCCGATCGCTATTTCCAGCAGGACGTGCGCGATCAGATGAAGCTCGTGCCCGAGGGCATCGAGGGCCAGGTGCCTTACAAGGGCCCGGTCAATGCCGTGCTGCACCAGCTCGCCGGTGGCCTCCGCGCCTCCATGGGCTATACCGGCGCGCACACCCTCAAGGACTTCCGCGAGAACTCGGTCTTCGTGAAAATCTCGGGCGCCGCGCTCAGTGAAAGCCACGTGCACGACGTGACCATCACCCGCGAAGCCCCCAACTACCGCAGCGGACGCTGA
- a CDS encoding TspO/MBR family protein: MSAATSAYRSPQSWITLAIFLALVVGVGALIGTQTAPGAWYEQLQKPPLNPPNWVFGPVWFALYVLIAVAGWRVWIDEPKSTAMKFWGAQMLLNWAWSPVWFGANMPWLAFAIIIALWLSIVGFIMSVRHRDALSAWLFVPYLAWVSFATYLNLSIALLN; the protein is encoded by the coding sequence ATGTCCGCGGCGACAAGCGCATACCGCAGCCCTCAATCCTGGATAACCCTGGCCATCTTTCTGGCGCTCGTGGTCGGCGTGGGTGCCCTTATCGGCACGCAGACTGCACCCGGCGCCTGGTATGAACAGCTCCAGAAGCCGCCGCTCAATCCCCCCAACTGGGTGTTCGGCCCGGTCTGGTTCGCTCTTTATGTGTTGATCGCCGTCGCTGGCTGGCGCGTCTGGATTGACGAGCCCAAGTCGACCGCCATGAAATTCTGGGGCGCGCAGATGTTGCTGAACTGGGCCTGGTCCCCGGTCTGGTTCGGCGCCAACATGCCCTGGCTCGCTTTCGCCATCATCATCGCGCTCTGGCTGTCGATAGTGGGCTTCATCATGTCGGTCCGCCACCGCGACGCCCTTTCGGCATGGCTCTTCGTGCCCTATCTCGCTTGGGTGAGTTTTGCCACTTACCTGAACCTGTCGATCGCCCTGCTGAACTAG